The sequence CTTGCCAAAAATCGAAGGGGAAGAAATTATGGTTAAAACATGGCTCATTTTTGTTTTCATGACTGTCTCCTCATGGGGACTTTACGGTGTCTTTCTACATCAGGGACAGGTTTCGATGGCAGATCCCGTGCATGGACGTTACAAAGCGTTTCTCTTTGTCGGACTTGCCTACCTACTCGCGGCTGTCATCGGTTCTGCCTTGATGCTGATCCTTAACGGCTCCGACTGGCAATTTACTGGCAAAGGTGTTTCTTGGTCTTTCGTGGCAGGACTTGTTGGGGCGATTGGCGCATTTGGGGTGTTACTCGCTTTTGGGGCTGGCGGTAGGCCTGCCGTTGTGATGTCGATTGTTTTCGCAGGCGCGCCTATTGTAAACGCTGTCGTCGCGACCCTCTCACATCCGCCTGCCGGGGGCTGGAGTGCTGTCCGATGGCAATTCGTCGCAGGCATCTTGCTCGCTGCACTCGGCGGATGTTTGGTTATGCTTTATAGACCCACTTCATAGCACATCTGCTAACAGCAGCCGTTGCACCTCTAACATTGTTCAGTCGGAGGCCAGCGGCTGTGTTTCTTTCCTTCCCCTTCCGCATATCGGCGCACTTTCAAAACAAAACGCACTTTTTACTATCCTTTTCACATTGCCGGACTCTAATAAGCAAGAAGGGAGCGTTTCATGTCTATAGGCGAAGCTTGCAAGCCGATATTGCAAAGTCAAGAAATAACTGAGATAAGTGATGCCGAGTTGGTCGTCGCGTCACTTGCGGGAAACACATCGGCGTTTGATGTATTAGTCAATCGTTATCGACGCGCGATGTTGACGGTCGCACAGCAGATTGTCCGAAATCCTGCCGATGCAGAAGATGTCGTACAGGACGCGTTTTTGCGTTCTTTTGAGGCACTTCCACAACTCACTGATCTGAACCGGTTTGGGGCATGGCTCCACTCTATTACTCGAAACCGCGCTTTGCGTTACTATAAGAATGCCAGTCGCTATCAACCAGAAGAAGATATGGAACTCCATTTAAATAGAGTCTCAGATACATCACAAGCAGATCCAGCGCGCATTGTAGAACGGGAATTAACGCAAGAGGCTGTCAGAGATGCTATACAAGGTCTCCCAAAC comes from Candidatus Poribacteria bacterium and encodes:
- a CDS encoding RNA polymerase sigma factor, whose protein sequence is MSIGEACKPILQSQEITEISDAELVVASLAGNTSAFDVLVNRYRRAMLTVAQQIVRNPADAEDVVQDAFLRSFEALPQLTDLNRFGAWLHSITRNRALRYYKNASRYQPEEDMELHLNRVSDTSQADPARIVERELTQEAVRDAIQGLPNDYQEVIQLYYWAEMPQKRIAEFLSIPLTTVKWRLHKAKDLLKTILEKRGYGMDI